In the genome of Myroides phaeus, one region contains:
- a CDS encoding riboflavin synthase: MFTGIVENIGKIKSIVKEQENLHITVQCGFAQELKVDQSVLHNGICLTVVAVEGDSYRVTAIKETIAVTTVGYWQEGQELNLERAMLFNGRLDGHIVQGHVDHIGECISIEEAGGSTYFGFEYKNDSQHVTIEKGSITIDGTSLTVVDSGVNTFKVAIIPFTIEHTIFKNYTIGTKVNLEFDVVGKYVAKLMSVGKL, from the coding sequence ATGTTTACAGGTATTGTTGAAAACATCGGAAAAATAAAAAGTATTGTAAAAGAACAAGAGAATTTACATATTACTGTACAATGTGGTTTTGCACAAGAACTTAAGGTAGATCAGAGTGTTTTACACAATGGTATTTGTTTAACGGTTGTTGCTGTAGAAGGTGACAGTTACCGTGTAACTGCTATTAAAGAGACAATAGCTGTAACTACTGTTGGTTATTGGCAAGAAGGTCAAGAGTTAAATTTAGAAAGAGCAATGCTTTTTAATGGGCGTTTGGATGGACACATAGTTCAGGGACACGTGGACCATATTGGAGAATGTATTTCTATTGAAGAAGCGGGAGGAAGTACCTATTTTGGTTTTGAATATAAGAATGATTCACAACACGTTACTATAGAGAAGGGGTCAATTACGATTGATGGAACAAGCTTAACAGTTGTTGATTCTGGTGTTAATACATTTAAAGTAGCTATTATTCCGTTTACAATAGAGCATACGATATTTAAGAACTATACGATAGGAACAAAGGTAAATCTTGAGTTCGATGTGGTTGGTAAATATGTTGCTAAGTTGATGAGTGTTGGTAAATTATAG
- the pdxA gene encoding 4-hydroxythreonine-4-phosphate dehydrogenase PdxA, producing the protein MSQKEEIIKVGISIGDLNGIGSEVILKCFEDSRMLEICTPIIFGNSKPLSYVKKTIGNNTAIQGIDSLSQVIPNKLNVYNLWKENINISFGKNDPLVGKYAIKSFISATEALKNGEIDVLVTAPINKYNSVDEEFKYPGHTDYLNEQLEGDALMFLVSDELKIGLLTDHLPIQDVAKAITPELIEQKVKTINNTLKKDFNVFTPKIAVLGLNPHAGDGGVIGKEEIETIIPTVKKLHEEGILVSGPFAADGFFGSETYKHFDAVIACYHDQGLAPFKAISFGKGVNYTAGLDKIRTSPDHGTAYEIAGKGLADVTSFREAVYLAIDIYNNRNRNLESAKNPLQPQEKDFSTKKIDN; encoded by the coding sequence ATGAGCCAGAAAGAAGAAATTATAAAAGTAGGGATCTCAATAGGAGACCTAAATGGAATTGGCAGTGAAGTTATACTCAAATGTTTCGAGGACAGTAGAATGCTTGAAATTTGCACTCCTATAATATTTGGAAATTCAAAACCTCTATCATACGTTAAAAAAACAATAGGAAATAATACTGCTATTCAAGGAATAGATAGTCTATCACAAGTTATCCCAAATAAATTAAACGTTTACAATCTTTGGAAAGAAAACATCAACATTTCTTTTGGAAAAAACGATCCTTTAGTTGGAAAATATGCAATTAAATCATTCATAAGCGCTACTGAAGCATTAAAAAATGGTGAAATTGACGTTTTAGTTACAGCTCCTATAAATAAATATAACAGTGTTGACGAAGAGTTCAAATACCCTGGGCATACAGACTACTTAAACGAACAATTAGAAGGAGATGCCTTAATGTTCTTAGTTAGTGATGAGTTAAAAATAGGATTACTTACAGATCACCTACCTATTCAAGATGTAGCAAAAGCAATCACACCTGAATTGATAGAACAAAAGGTAAAAACAATCAATAATACCTTAAAAAAGGACTTTAACGTATTTACTCCAAAAATTGCCGTTTTAGGATTGAACCCTCACGCTGGCGACGGAGGTGTTATCGGTAAAGAAGAAATAGAAACAATTATCCCGACCGTTAAAAAATTACACGAAGAAGGAATTTTAGTATCTGGTCCCTTTGCCGCTGATGGATTCTTTGGCTCTGAAACCTATAAACATTTTGATGCAGTAATTGCTTGTTACCACGACCAAGGATTAGCTCCTTTTAAAGCAATTTCGTTTGGAAAAGGTGTAAATTATACAGCAGGACTTGACAAAATTAGAACCTCTCCTGATCACGGAACAGCTTATGAAATAGCAGGAAAAGGATTAGCAGACGTAACTTCTTTTAGAGAAGCTGTGTACTTAGCTATAGATATCTATAATAATAGAAACAGAAATTTAGAATCTGCTAAGAACCCATTACAGCCTCAAGAAAAAGATTTTAGTACAAAAAAAATTGATAATTAG
- a CDS encoding YceD family protein produces the protein MNIEKNFSIHFTGLKNGKHTFEFKVDNSFFENYNYDDFNNINADITVLLDKKSTLLELNIAVNGIANVPCDVTNVDFDLPIEGNIDIIVKFGEEYNDDHDEILIIPFSEHQVNVAQYIYEIIALAIPQKRVHPGVLDGTLDSEALDILGYRGAYDQEIDDLFEDDDLFDDLDLDDIDEEEEIEEDIKDNDNIDPRWSELKKLLTDK, from the coding sequence ATGAATATTGAAAAAAACTTTTCAATTCACTTTACTGGATTGAAAAACGGTAAGCATACGTTTGAATTTAAGGTTGACAATAGTTTTTTTGAAAACTATAATTACGACGATTTCAACAACATAAATGCTGATATAACAGTACTTCTTGACAAAAAAAGTACCTTGTTAGAATTAAATATCGCAGTAAATGGTATTGCAAATGTACCTTGCGATGTAACAAATGTAGATTTTGACCTTCCGATTGAAGGAAATATCGACATAATTGTTAAGTTTGGCGAAGAATACAACGATGATCACGATGAGATATTAATCATCCCATTTTCTGAACATCAAGTAAACGTTGCTCAATACATATATGAAATAATTGCTCTGGCTATTCCACAAAAAAGGGTTCACCCTGGTGTTTTAGACGGAACATTAGATTCTGAAGCTTTAGATATATTAGGATATCGAGGTGCTTATGATCAAGAAATAGATGATTTGTTTGAAGACGATGATTTATTTGATGATTTAGATCTTGACGATATTGATGAAGAGGAAGAAATAGAAGAAGATATTAAAGATAATGACAATATTGACCCTCGTTGGTCAGAATTAAAGAAACTATTAACGGATAAATAA
- the rpmF gene encoding 50S ribosomal protein L32, translated as MAHPKRKTSKTRRDKRRTHYKAVAPTIATCPVTGEAHLFHRAYWHEGKLYYRGQVVIDKTAAVEA; from the coding sequence ATGGCACATCCTAAGAGAAAAACCTCGAAAACAAGAAGAGATAAGAGAAGAACTCATTACAAAGCAGTAGCTCCAACTATCGCTACTTGTCCAGTAACAGGAGAAGCTCACTTATTCCACAGAGCTTACTGGCATGAAGGAAAACTTTACTACAGAGGGCAAGTTGTAATTGACAAGACTGCTGCAGTAGAGGCATAA
- a CDS encoding beta-ketoacyl-ACP synthase III — translation MTKIHAAITAVGCYLPEDKLTNALLEKMVDTNDEWITSRTGIKERRILKAPGAGASFMAIKAAEDLLQKSGTDPKDIDLIILSTATPDMPVASTGVYVATKIGAVNAFAFDLQAACSSFLYGMSVASAYIESGKYKKVLLIGSDKMSSIIDYTDRATCIIFGDAAGAVLFEPNSEGLGIQDEYLRSDGIGREYLKIDAGGSILPANAETVANKQHYVFQDGKTVFKYAVSNMADVSEKIMQRNNLTHDDVTWLAAHQANKRIIDATAHRMGLDDSKVLMNIERYGNTTSATLPLLLCDYEHLLKKGDNIIFATFGGGFTWGSIYLKWAYTKK, via the coding sequence ATGACAAAAATACATGCAGCCATTACCGCAGTTGGATGTTACCTGCCGGAAGATAAGCTTACAAATGCTCTTCTGGAAAAGATGGTTGACACTAACGACGAATGGATAACTAGTCGAACAGGAATCAAGGAAAGAAGAATTCTTAAAGCACCTGGTGCTGGAGCTTCTTTTATGGCTATTAAAGCTGCCGAAGATTTACTACAAAAATCAGGAACCGATCCTAAAGACATCGATTTAATCATTTTATCTACTGCTACTCCAGATATGCCAGTTGCTTCAACAGGTGTATATGTAGCAACAAAAATTGGAGCAGTAAATGCTTTTGCTTTTGACTTACAAGCAGCTTGTTCAAGCTTCCTATACGGAATGTCTGTAGCTTCTGCTTATATTGAATCAGGTAAATACAAAAAAGTATTGTTAATTGGTTCTGATAAAATGTCATCAATTATCGACTATACTGATCGTGCAACTTGTATTATTTTTGGAGATGCTGCTGGTGCAGTATTATTCGAACCTAACTCAGAAGGTTTAGGAATACAAGATGAGTACTTACGCAGTGACGGTATCGGTCGTGAATATCTTAAAATTGACGCAGGTGGTTCTATTTTACCTGCCAATGCCGAAACAGTAGCTAACAAACAACATTACGTATTCCAAGATGGAAAAACAGTATTCAAATATGCTGTTTCAAATATGGCCGATGTTAGTGAAAAAATTATGCAACGCAACAACCTTACACACGATGATGTAACTTGGCTTGCAGCACACCAGGCAAACAAACGAATCATTGATGCAACTGCTCATAGAATGGGTCTTGATGATTCTAAAGTATTAATGAATATCGAAAGATACGGAAATACAACATCTGCCACTTTACCACTATTACTTTGCGATTACGAACACCTACTTAAGAAAGGAGATAATATTATTTTC